In Electrophorus electricus isolate fEleEle1 chromosome 1, fEleEle1.pri, whole genome shotgun sequence, a single window of DNA contains:
- the gcshb gene encoding glycine cleavage system protein H (aminomethyl carrier), b, whose protein sequence is MATCAALRFASKAPVALPLLSRAAHDTLGRVLRRPSLLRAFSTTSRLADALRFTEKHEWVRVEGEIGTIGISSFAQEALGDVVYCGLPEVGKKLQPMEEFGALESVKAASELYSPLTGEVTQINTELKDNPGLVNSSCYEHGWLIKMTIENPGEFEALMDETAYEKYIKSLE, encoded by the exons ATGGCGACTTGCGCGGCGCTCCGTTTTGCCTCCAAGGCTCCTGTAGCTTTGCCTTTGCTTTCAAGAGCCGCACATGACACGCTTGGCCGGGTGCTCCGGAGGCCGAGTCTTCTTAGGGCGTTCAGCACGACGTCGCGACTGGCAGACG CTCTTAGATTTACAGAAAAACATGAGTGGGTTCGAGTTGAGGGGGAAATTGGTACAATCGGCATCAGCAGCTTTGCTCAG GAAGCATTGGGTGATGTTGTATACTGTGGACTGCCAGAAGTTGGGAAGAAGCTTCAACCAATGG AGGAGTTTGGCGCTTTAGAAAGTGTGAAGGCTGCTAGTGAGTTGTACTCTCCATTGACTGGAGAAGTAACCCAAATCAACACAGAGCTGAAAGACAACCCTGGACTTGTCAATTCATCCTGCTATGAACATG GATGGTTGATCAAGATGACCATAGAAAACCCTGGAGAATTTGAAGCCCTCATGGATGAAACTGCCTATGAAAAATACATCAAATCACTTGAGTAA
- the rpl13 gene encoding 60S ribosomal protein L13, whose translation MAPSRNGMILNPHFHKDWQRRVRTWFNQPARKLRRRKARQAKARRIAPRPVAGPLRPIVRCPTIRYHNKVRAGRGFSLEELKAAGINKRVARTIGIAVDPRRRNRSTEALQANVQRLKEYRSKLILFPRKASAPKKGDSTEEELKMATQLTGPVMPIKNVYKKEKARMITEEEKKFKAFASLRMARANARLFGIRAKRAKEAAEQEVEKKK comes from the exons ATGGCCCCCAGTCGCAATGGTATGATCCTGAACCCCCACTTTCACAAAGACTGGCAGAGGAGAGTCCGCACCTGGTTCAACCAGCCAGCCAGGAAGCTCCGCAG GCGCAAGGCTCGGCAGGCCAAGGCGCGTCGTATTGCTCCTCGCCCGGTTGCTGGACCTCTGCGACCCATCGTCAGGTGTCCAACAATCAGGTACCATAACAAGGTCCGGGCCGGACGTGGCTTCTCCCTGGAAGAACTGAAG GCTGCCGGCATCAACAAGAGGGTGGCTCGCACCATCGGTATTGCTGTCGACCCTCGCCGCCGCAACCGGTCAACAGAGGCGCTGCAGGCCAATGTGCAGCGGCTGAAGGAGTACCGTTCCAAGCTTATCCTGTTCCCCAGGAAGGCCTCGGCACCCAAGAAGGGAGACAGCACC gaggaggagctgaagatgGCCACACAACTCACTGGACCAGTCATGcccattaaaaat GTGTACAAGAAGGAGAAGGCCCGCATGATCacggaagaggagaagaagttCAAGGCCTTCGCCAGCCTGCGCATGGCCCGGGCCAATGCTCGTCTCTTCGGCATTCGTGCTAAGAGGGCAAAGGAGGCAGCTGAACAGGAAGTTGAGAAGAAGAAATGA